In Polyangium spumosum, a genomic segment contains:
- a CDS encoding DNA methyltransferase: MHEIAASMAAFVAYAHTLKGDEKGEAQVFCDRLFRAFGHAGYKEAGATLEERVKLADGRTKFADLRWGKHVLIEMKKRGERLGSPRIYNQVYEYWQRLVPNKPQYVVLCNFDDIWIYEFDQQLDEPMDRLKLVELPSRWPALNFLLPQPKKPLFDNNRREVSDATARKLGEVFRAMVDRGETRERAQRFTLQCVVAMFAEDTDLLPRGLFTELVHDCQKGQSTYDLLGGLFRQMNTDKPARGGRFRNVRYFNGGLFSTIDPIELTPIELELLVQATDENWARIHPAIFGTLFQATMNEDERHERGAHYTPEAAIFEHVVRPSLIQPWRARIREAATLKELLPLRDALTKLRILDPACGSGNFLYVAYRELKRLELELLEKVHERFSAETRLKVGSTTSIQTRQFFGIDKDAFAVELAKVTLMLGKKLALDEAHHALDVAQAELGLDIDQPLPLDNLDDNIQCNDALFCEWPTADLIIGNPPFQSKNKMQREFGAEYVRRVRNRYPDVPGRADYCVYWFRRAHDELKVGTTAGLVGTNTVRQNYSREGGLDYIVKNGGTITEAVSTMVWPGEAVVHVSVVNWRKGEAEGLKKLSWQEGDDRNSPWKEVMLDRIPSSLSSSLDVTGAKGLRANAEGEACYQGQTHGHEGFLLSPDDARAAIAASQANREVIFPYLIGDDLLTGTGQPSRWVIDFHPRDQLEARRYQLPFRRVKELVLPDREDAAAREKAHNEGLEKRGNKHHENFLRRWWLLSYPRRDLITKLRDINRYIACSRLTKRPIFEFVSSAIRPSDVVMVFPLEDDYSFGVLQSGIHWAWFNARCSTLKRDWRYTSNTVFDSFPWPQTPDAKQVAAVAKAAVELRKLRRELARRDKLSLRAMYASMEDPGKHPLKDAHASLDAAVRAAYGMGARKDPLAFLLDLNQACAAREAKGQTITGPGLPPGIPTKGLVTKDAIEPPSL; this comes from the coding sequence ATGCACGAGATCGCTGCTTCGATGGCCGCCTTCGTCGCCTACGCCCACACCTTGAAGGGCGACGAAAAAGGGGAGGCACAAGTCTTCTGCGACCGCCTGTTCCGCGCCTTCGGGCACGCGGGTTACAAGGAGGCTGGCGCGACCCTCGAAGAGCGAGTGAAGCTCGCCGACGGCCGTACGAAGTTCGCTGATCTCCGTTGGGGCAAGCACGTCCTGATCGAGATGAAGAAGCGTGGTGAGCGCCTGGGTAGCCCGCGCATCTACAACCAAGTCTACGAGTATTGGCAACGGCTCGTACCGAACAAGCCACAGTACGTCGTCCTGTGCAACTTCGACGACATCTGGATCTACGAGTTCGACCAGCAGCTAGACGAGCCGATGGACCGGCTGAAGCTCGTCGAGTTGCCGAGCCGGTGGCCGGCCCTCAACTTCCTTCTGCCTCAACCGAAGAAACCGCTCTTCGACAACAACCGGCGGGAGGTGAGCGACGCGACTGCGCGCAAGCTGGGCGAGGTCTTCCGCGCGATGGTGGATCGTGGCGAGACGCGCGAGCGGGCCCAGCGCTTCACGCTCCAGTGCGTCGTCGCGATGTTCGCCGAGGACACGGATCTATTGCCACGCGGCCTGTTCACCGAGCTGGTGCACGATTGCCAGAAGGGGCAGAGCACGTACGATCTGCTCGGCGGGCTCTTCCGACAGATGAACACGGACAAGCCGGCGCGCGGGGGACGCTTCCGGAACGTCCGGTATTTCAACGGGGGCTTGTTCAGCACCATCGATCCTATCGAGCTCACACCTATCGAGTTAGAGCTGCTGGTGCAGGCCACGGATGAGAACTGGGCGCGTATCCACCCTGCCATCTTCGGCACGTTGTTCCAGGCGACGATGAACGAGGATGAACGGCACGAGCGAGGTGCTCACTACACCCCCGAGGCGGCGATCTTCGAGCACGTGGTGCGCCCCAGCCTCATCCAGCCCTGGCGCGCGCGTATCCGCGAGGCAGCAACCCTGAAAGAATTGCTCCCGCTTCGTGATGCGCTCACCAAGCTCCGCATTCTCGACCCGGCGTGTGGAAGCGGAAACTTTCTCTATGTCGCTTATCGCGAGCTGAAGCGACTCGAGCTCGAGCTGCTGGAAAAGGTACACGAGCGATTCTCGGCAGAAACGCGGCTCAAGGTCGGCTCGACGACCTCGATCCAGACGCGCCAGTTCTTCGGCATCGACAAGGATGCCTTCGCCGTCGAGCTGGCGAAGGTCACGCTCATGCTCGGGAAGAAGCTTGCGCTCGACGAGGCACACCACGCGCTCGACGTGGCCCAGGCCGAGCTCGGGCTCGATATCGATCAGCCCTTGCCATTGGATAACCTGGACGACAACATACAGTGTAACGATGCGCTTTTCTGCGAATGGCCGACCGCGGATCTCATCATCGGAAACCCGCCGTTCCAGTCGAAGAACAAGATGCAGCGGGAGTTCGGCGCCGAGTACGTGCGCCGCGTACGCAACCGCTATCCAGACGTGCCCGGCCGCGCAGACTATTGCGTTTACTGGTTCCGCCGCGCTCACGATGAGCTGAAGGTGGGCACAACGGCTGGGCTCGTCGGCACGAACACTGTACGGCAGAATTATTCACGCGAGGGCGGCCTCGACTACATCGTCAAGAACGGGGGCACCATTACCGAAGCGGTTTCGACGATGGTGTGGCCGGGGGAAGCTGTGGTTCATGTCTCCGTCGTCAACTGGCGAAAGGGTGAGGCGGAGGGGCTGAAGAAGCTGTCATGGCAGGAGGGTGATGACCGCAATAGCCCTTGGAAGGAGGTGATGCTGGACCGCATCCCTTCGTCCCTGTCGTCGAGCCTCGACGTGACCGGTGCCAAGGGTCTGCGAGCAAACGCAGAGGGAGAGGCCTGCTATCAGGGACAGACGCATGGTCACGAGGGGTTCCTGCTTTCACCCGATGATGCCCGTGCAGCAATCGCCGCATCCCAGGCGAATCGTGAGGTCATATTTCCGTACCTCATCGGCGACGACCTCCTAACCGGTACGGGACAGCCCAGCCGATGGGTGATCGACTTCCACCCGCGAGACCAGCTCGAAGCGCGCCGTTACCAGTTACCCTTCAGGCGAGTGAAGGAGCTAGTCTTACCGGATCGAGAAGACGCTGCAGCTAGAGAAAAGGCGCACAACGAGGGTCTCGAAAAAAGAGGGAACAAGCATCACGAGAATTTCCTGCGTCGCTGGTGGTTACTTAGTTATCCACGCCGGGATTTGATCACCAAACTACGTGACATCAATCGCTACATCGCGTGTTCACGTCTTACGAAGCGCCCGATCTTTGAATTTGTCTCTTCGGCCATCCGCCCCAGCGACGTCGTCATGGTATTTCCCTTGGAGGATGATTACTCCTTCGGCGTTCTCCAATCGGGGATCCACTGGGCATGGTTCAATGCGCGGTGCTCCACGTTGAAACGCGACTGGCGGTATACATCGAACACGGTCTTCGACAGCTTCCCATGGCCGCAGACTCCGGACGCCAAGCAGGTCGCCGCGGTGGCGAAAGCCGCGGTGGAACTACGCAAGCTACGACGAGAACTTGCCAGGCGGGACAAGCTGAGCCTGCGCGCAATGTACGCTTCGATGGAAGATCCAGGCAAGCATCCGCTGAAGGACGCGCACGCCTCGCTGGATGCCGCGGTTCGCGCAGCCTACGGGATGGGCGCCCGCAAGGACCCGCTCGCGTTCCTGCTCGACCTGAACCAAGCGTGCGCCGCACGCGAGGCCAAGGGCCAGACGATTACCGGCCCTGGACTCCCCCCCGGTATCCCGACCAAGGGACTTGTCACCAAGGACGCGATAGAGCCCCCCAGTCTGTGA
- a CDS encoding RNA polymerase sigma factor, with protein MTTLHLRPPRANFSAPHALLARLYLEHRSFLRRLLLTQAIPFRDVDDLVQDVFVTAWRRLECLVTPEHARPWLVVIGLNRARNHRSLARFEREVFTGLADDFAEQGDTTSSGTILQAMYGMFRLKRFLEKSRPRIRAVLVPYLEGHSVREIAETLGLKLKTVYARVRLARERLKRLALV; from the coding sequence ATGACAACGCTACACCTGCGCCCGCCGCGGGCAAACTTTTCTGCGCCGCACGCCCTGCTCGCCCGCCTCTACCTCGAACACCGCAGCTTCCTTCGCCGCCTGCTCCTCACGCAGGCCATCCCCTTCCGCGACGTGGACGACCTCGTGCAGGACGTCTTCGTCACGGCCTGGCGCCGGCTCGAATGCCTGGTCACGCCGGAGCATGCTCGTCCGTGGCTCGTGGTGATCGGGCTCAACCGTGCGCGCAATCATCGGAGCCTCGCGCGCTTCGAGCGGGAGGTGTTCACTGGATTGGCGGACGATTTCGCCGAGCAGGGAGACACGACGTCCTCGGGGACGATCCTGCAAGCGATGTATGGGATGTTCCGGCTCAAGCGTTTCCTGGAGAAGAGCCGGCCGCGCATTCGGGCCGTGCTGGTCCCCTACCTGGAGGGGCATTCGGTCCGGGAGATCGCCGAGACGCTCGGGCTGAAGCTGAAGACCGTCTACGCCCGCGTGCGACTCGCCCGGGAGCGGCTGAAGAGGCTCGCGCTGGTGTAA
- a CDS encoding MYXO-CTERM sorting domain-containing protein has translation MGGAGGSGGMGGSGGGGGMGGSGGVDPTGAGGGEVTTDDAGCGCRMAPQTGGSPALAVLGLGLLFGWRRRARRG, from the coding sequence ATGGGCGGCGCGGGCGGCTCCGGTGGAATGGGCGGAAGCGGCGGCGGCGGCGGAATGGGCGGCTCCGGCGGCGTTGATCCGACCGGCGCGGGCGGCGGCGAGGTGACCACCGACGATGCCGGCTGCGGATGCCGCATGGCGCCGCAGACCGGGGGCTCGCCCGCGCTGGCGGTGCTGGGGCTCGGGTTGCTCTTCGGGTGGCGGCGTCGCGCGCGTCGCGGGTGA
- a CDS encoding recombinase family protein, whose product MGGKSSKGGKGGKARGTAQDRAHVSPPREVSILDAAPDAPAVVNAGPTIADPSSVRRVLTVNGPHAGTSRVLAYRRVSTMEQMRSGTSLDAQDEEIRRYCQYARLPDPIDFEETESGGVESQEKREKIAALLKAVRPGDLVVVAKLDRFSRDIVFTISAVRDIIKRGARFLSLAERFDASTPEGETQMALWASIAQMERARIRERTEGNRKRLRALGKFVEGQPPFGYVRAKGADAHDKPRRLEIDPVKAPIVREMFDMCLAGKSARDIALHCQTTYAGLAMFRTVWILQLLKNRMYAGQIATTPVRPDKNRQLTQKPAEWVDAHEPIVSLQMWHAAQHALAGRRSYGRKPRTDTITSEWLIRGLARCSICGSMITAKPASEKNKHAGYYVCRKRYAPELKNATRERCMGAPWNRQDEIDPKIERLAARHFKALDGQLSKAPPPSPHAPNFRVQRAKLVTARSNLVSMVSSGQWGMDVIRAEAARIERELAAIDAEERALSAEASADTVDNRKGALSWLRSIVAQWGTMGVPARRAALGAMLDGIKIGPEGIAIEWSDAATMAVRYAEGRLPDPATLDHASDDPRRPARPMLTGGVEHVGALPPGDA is encoded by the coding sequence ATGGGCGGCAAGAGCAGCAAGGGCGGCAAGGGCGGCAAGGCGCGCGGAACGGCGCAGGATCGAGCGCACGTCAGCCCCCCGCGCGAGGTCTCCATCCTCGACGCGGCGCCCGATGCGCCCGCGGTCGTGAACGCAGGGCCCACGATCGCGGATCCTTCCTCGGTTCGGCGGGTCCTCACGGTCAACGGTCCTCACGCGGGGACGTCGCGAGTCCTCGCCTATCGGCGCGTCTCGACCATGGAGCAAATGCGATCGGGCACGTCGCTCGACGCGCAGGACGAGGAGATCCGGCGTTACTGTCAGTACGCCCGCCTCCCGGATCCGATTGACTTTGAAGAAACGGAATCGGGCGGCGTCGAGTCACAAGAGAAACGGGAGAAGATCGCAGCCCTGCTAAAGGCCGTCCGCCCGGGGGATCTCGTGGTCGTGGCGAAGCTCGATCGGTTCTCTCGCGATATCGTTTTTACGATCTCCGCCGTGCGAGACATCATCAAGCGGGGTGCTCGCTTCCTGTCTCTCGCTGAACGGTTCGACGCCTCTACCCCCGAGGGGGAGACGCAAATGGCCCTGTGGGCGTCGATCGCACAGATGGAGCGGGCCCGCATTCGGGAGCGCACAGAAGGCAATCGAAAGCGGCTGCGGGCCCTCGGGAAATTCGTAGAGGGACAGCCCCCGTTCGGCTACGTTCGGGCCAAGGGCGCGGACGCACACGATAAGCCGCGCCGATTGGAGATCGATCCGGTCAAGGCGCCGATCGTTCGCGAAATGTTCGACATGTGCCTTGCAGGCAAGAGCGCGCGAGACATCGCGCTCCATTGCCAGACGACCTATGCAGGACTCGCGATGTTCCGGACCGTCTGGATCCTGCAATTGCTCAAAAACCGAATGTACGCCGGCCAGATCGCGACCACGCCCGTCCGGCCCGACAAAAACCGCCAGTTGACGCAAAAGCCCGCGGAATGGGTCGACGCGCACGAACCGATCGTTTCCCTGCAAATGTGGCACGCGGCCCAGCACGCGCTAGCGGGACGGCGCTCCTACGGGCGCAAGCCTCGCACGGACACGATCACCTCGGAATGGTTGATCCGAGGGCTCGCCCGTTGCTCCATTTGCGGATCGATGATCACGGCCAAGCCTGCAAGCGAGAAGAATAAGCACGCGGGGTATTACGTGTGCCGGAAGCGCTACGCGCCGGAATTGAAGAATGCCACGCGCGAGCGGTGCATGGGGGCGCCCTGGAATCGGCAGGACGAGATCGATCCGAAGATCGAAAGGCTCGCGGCGCGGCACTTCAAGGCGCTTGACGGCCAACTGTCGAAAGCGCCCCCGCCGTCCCCCCATGCGCCGAATTTCAGGGTGCAGCGCGCCAAGCTCGTAACGGCGCGGAGCAACCTCGTGTCCATGGTCTCCTCGGGTCAGTGGGGGATGGACGTGATCCGCGCGGAAGCGGCGCGGATCGAGCGCGAGCTTGCCGCGATCGACGCGGAGGAACGGGCGCTCTCCGCGGAAGCTTCGGCCGATACGGTCGACAACCGGAAGGGTGCGCTTTCGTGGTTGCGTTCGATCGTGGCGCAATGGGGGACGATGGGCGTCCCTGCTCGGCGCGCGGCGCTCGGCGCGATGCTCGACGGGATCAAGATTGGTCCGGAGGGGATCGCCATCGAATGGAGCGACGCCGCGACGATGGCCGTCCGGTACGCGGAAGGACGCCTGCCCGATCCCGCGACGCTCGATCATGCGAGCGACGATCCGCGGCGCCCTGCTCGCCCGATGCTCACGGGGGGTGTGGAGCACGTGGGCGCGCTTCCGCCCGGAGACGCCTAG
- a CDS encoding OB-fold protein yields the protein MRQIALALLTFSLAACCNLGKNSSPSSESETTNNSAATATPTPAAAAAPARSFADRPSARVSVKDILDEYKNNEVRADSKFKDKIIQIHGKVGDVKKDITDSIYVTVGTGAMLEIPEVQCFVRDSETKAAASLNKGDEVTVVGHVDGLMMNVLVKDCVINPDMKLCERVRVAMGGAGECKAGELATIHMPDKTEIAVICVAEKEKLDKATAAAATELKDKRAALVTSSQSLCVAVMGAEKGPIPQPLIDKVQKALDAL from the coding sequence ATGAGACAGATCGCGCTCGCATTGCTCACATTCTCCCTCGCTGCGTGCTGTAACCTCGGAAAGAATTCGTCGCCCTCGTCGGAGAGCGAAACGACGAATAATTCGGCAGCTACGGCGACACCAACCCCAGCGGCGGCGGCTGCGCCCGCGCGCAGCTTTGCGGATCGGCCATCTGCGAGGGTTTCAGTCAAAGACATTCTTGACGAATACAAAAACAATGAGGTGCGAGCCGATAGTAAATTCAAGGATAAAATTATTCAAATTCATGGAAAGGTTGGTGACGTAAAAAAGGATATCACCGACAGCATCTATGTTACCGTGGGAACCGGCGCAATGTTGGAAATCCCAGAGGTGCAATGCTTTGTCAGAGACAGCGAAACGAAGGCGGCGGCCTCGTTGAACAAGGGCGATGAAGTGACCGTTGTGGGGCACGTTGACGGGCTAATGATGAACGTGCTTGTCAAGGATTGCGTGATCAATCCAGACATGAAGCTTTGTGAGCGTGTGCGCGTTGCAATGGGAGGCGCCGGCGAATGCAAGGCGGGCGAGCTGGCCACAATACATATGCCGGACAAGACAGAAATCGCAGTGATTTGTGTGGCCGAGAAAGAGAAGTTGGATAAGGCTACGGCTGCTGCCGCGACCGAGCTTAAAGACAAGCGCGCGGCCCTGGTCACGTCGTCGCAATCTTTGTGCGTAGCGGTGATGGGCGCGGAGAAGGGGCCTATTCCGCAGCCATTGATTGATAAAGTGCAGAAAGCCCTCGATGCCCTATAG